One genomic window of Borreliella burgdorferi B31 includes the following:
- the mnmE gene encoding tRNA uridine-5-carboxymethylaminomethyl(34) synthesis GTPase MnmE, with protein MSKFFERDDDIVALATPFLSSALCVIRSSGASSISKFSKIFSNHSALNSASGNTIHYGYILDSENGCKVDEVVVCLYRAPKSFTGQDAIEVMAHGSVIGIKKIIDLFLKSGFRMAEPGEFTLRAFLAKKIDLTKAEAIHEIIFAKTNKTYSLAVNKLSGALFVKIDAIKKSILNFLSAVSVYLDYEVDDHEISIPFDLILSSKAELKKLINSYKVYEKIDNGVALVLAGSVNAGKSSLFNLFLKKDRSIVSSYPGTTRDYIEASFELDGILFNLFDTAGLRDADNFVERLGIEKSNSLIKEASLVIYVIDVSSNLTKDDFLFIDSNKSNSKILFVLNKIDLKINKSTEEFVRSKVLNSSNLIMISTKNLEGIDILYDKIRALISYERVEIGLDDIIISSNRQMQLLEKAYALILDLLSKIDRQVSYDMLAFDAYEIINCLGEITGEVSSEDVLDNMFKNFCLGK; from the coding sequence ATGAGTAAGTTTTTTGAGAGAGATGATGATATTGTAGCTCTTGCAACACCTTTTTTAAGTAGTGCTTTATGTGTGATTCGTAGCAGTGGTGCTTCTTCTATATCTAAATTTTCTAAAATCTTTTCAAATCATTCAGCTCTCAATTCAGCATCTGGGAATACGATTCATTACGGTTATATATTAGATAGTGAGAATGGTTGCAAGGTAGATGAAGTTGTTGTTTGTTTATATCGAGCACCAAAAAGCTTTACAGGGCAAGATGCTATTGAAGTTATGGCGCATGGTTCTGTGATTGGAATTAAAAAGATTATAGATTTGTTTTTAAAAAGTGGGTTTAGGATGGCTGAACCTGGTGAATTTACTTTACGTGCATTTCTTGCTAAAAAAATTGATCTTACAAAGGCAGAGGCAATTCATGAGATTATTTTTGCCAAAACCAATAAAACTTATTCTCTTGCAGTTAATAAACTTTCTGGAGCTTTGTTTGTTAAAATAGATGCAATAAAAAAAAGTATTTTAAATTTTCTATCAGCTGTTAGTGTTTATCTTGATTATGAGGTTGATGATCATGAGATTAGTATTCCTTTTGACTTAATTTTAAGTAGCAAGGCTGAACTTAAAAAATTAATTAATTCTTATAAGGTTTATGAAAAAATTGATAATGGTGTTGCTTTGGTTTTAGCAGGTTCTGTTAATGCTGGAAAGTCGTCGTTATTTAATTTATTTCTCAAAAAAGATAGATCAATTGTTTCTTCATATCCAGGCACTACAAGAGATTATATTGAGGCAAGTTTTGAGCTTGATGGTATTTTATTTAATCTTTTTGATACAGCAGGACTAAGAGATGCTGACAATTTTGTTGAGAGATTGGGAATTGAGAAAAGTAACTCTTTAATAAAGGAAGCATCTTTAGTGATTTATGTGATCGATGTTAGTTCAAATTTAACAAAAGATGATTTCTTATTTATTGATTCAAATAAATCTAATAGTAAAATATTGTTTGTTTTAAATAAGATAGATTTAAAGATAAATAAGTCCACTGAAGAATTTGTTCGCTCAAAGGTTTTAAATTCTTCAAATTTAATAATGATTAGTACTAAAAATTTAGAAGGAATAGATATTCTTTATGACAAAATAAGGGCTTTAATCTCTTATGAGAGAGTCGAGATTGGACTTGATGATATAATAATATCATCAAATCGTCAGATGCAACTTTTGGAGAAAGCTTATGCTTTGATTTTAGATTTACTTAGTAAAATTGATCGCCAAGTAAGTTATGATATGTTAGCATTTGATGCTTATGAGATTATCAACTGTTTAGGGGAAATAACAGGAGAAGTTAGTAGTGAAGATGTTCTTGACAATATGTTTAAGAATTTTTGTTTGGGGAAATAA
- a CDS encoding FlbF protein, whose amino-acid sequence MKTKLETELKEVLKKELLLVEEIYNSYLKIKEYIDNKNEIGLKEVANKTKILLESFKEIESKRDEIWKKFTKNENFKSTYEAVEKLTTIYKQEIYDYLHKLKIGILNIKNLNYIIQNYVNTSLDMLSIIFQDIQESVENVTYKNPYGPKIGRSNEASVLINKKL is encoded by the coding sequence ATGAAAACAAAACTTGAAACTGAACTAAAAGAAGTCTTAAAAAAAGAACTTCTCTTGGTAGAAGAAATATATAATTCATACTTAAAAATAAAAGAATATATCGACAATAAAAATGAAATAGGACTTAAAGAGGTCGCAAACAAAACAAAAATATTGCTTGAAAGTTTTAAAGAAATTGAAAGCAAAAGAGATGAAATTTGGAAAAAATTTACCAAAAATGAAAACTTTAAGTCAACTTACGAAGCTGTAGAAAAATTGACTACAATTTACAAACAAGAAATATACGACTATCTACACAAATTGAAAATTGGAATACTGAATATCAAAAATTTAAACTACATAATACAAAACTATGTAAACACGTCCCTTGACATGTTATCAATAATATTCCAAGATATCCAAGAAAGTGTAGAAAATGTAACTTATAAAAACCCTTACGGGCCAAAAATTGGACGCTCAAACGAAGCTTCCGTTTTAATAAATAAAAAACTTTAA
- the flgK gene encoding flagellar hook-associated protein FlgK, whose protein sequence is MDSTFSGIEIGKRSLFAHKDAMNTVGHNLSNATKPGYSRQRVTMKTEIPLYAPQLNRAKKQGQLGQGIVVQSIDRVKDELLNTRIIEESHRLGYWTSQDKFISILEDVYNEPEDQSIRKRLNDFWESWHDLANQPQGLAERKIILERGKSFCEGIRNRFHSLERIYIMANDEIKITTDEANNYIRNIANLNKQISKSQAMKDNPNDLMDARDLMVEKLGNIISVSIENKQDPNEFLIHAEGRHLVQGSIANEFKLEATNGPTRTRWNILWANNDKAYLKTGKLGSLLNIRDEEIKNEINELNNIAANIIEIVNEIHEAGRGMDKKNGRSFFSQELKLTDDRGRYDTNGNGQFDSVHIFKINSTNEIFPEEKLGFYGTLKFEATNSNEIVEIPYNAPDTVQDVINRINNSNAQVTARINSEGKLEIKAVKEQEDENITFKIKHIEDSGSFLTKYTGILNASGPEGAYDYKNIDTTDKLAPKSTYSISPLKNPAAWIKVADIIDSDPSKIASGIKNPTNEISIGDNQAALRISSFGNSQIMIGKNLTLNDYFANTASNIAIKGQISEITKESQSQILKDLTDLRMSISGVNKDEELANMIEFQQAFIAASKFITVSVELIDTVINKMGV, encoded by the coding sequence GTGGATTCAACATTTTCAGGAATAGAAATTGGCAAAAGAAGTTTATTTGCACATAAAGATGCTATGAATACAGTTGGGCACAATTTATCCAATGCTACAAAGCCTGGATATTCAAGGCAAAGAGTAACAATGAAAACCGAAATTCCTCTTTATGCTCCACAATTAAACAGAGCCAAAAAACAAGGACAATTGGGACAGGGGATTGTTGTTCAATCTATAGACAGAGTAAAAGATGAACTACTTAACACAAGAATCATTGAAGAATCGCACCGACTAGGATACTGGACTTCACAAGACAAGTTTATATCAATATTAGAAGATGTTTATAACGAACCTGAGGATCAATCAATAAGAAAAAGATTAAATGATTTTTGGGAAAGTTGGCACGATCTAGCAAATCAACCACAAGGTTTAGCAGAAAGAAAAATAATTCTAGAAAGAGGCAAATCTTTTTGTGAAGGAATAAGAAATAGATTCCATTCGCTTGAAAGAATTTACATAATGGCAAACGATGAAATAAAAATTACAACGGATGAGGCAAACAATTACATTAGAAACATTGCAAATCTTAATAAACAAATTTCAAAATCTCAAGCAATGAAAGACAATCCAAATGACTTAATGGATGCAAGAGACTTAATGGTTGAAAAATTAGGCAATATAATAAGTGTATCAATTGAAAACAAACAAGATCCCAATGAATTTTTAATCCACGCAGAAGGAAGACATCTTGTACAAGGTTCAATTGCAAATGAATTCAAACTAGAAGCTACAAACGGGCCCACCAGAACTAGATGGAACATTTTATGGGCAAATAATGACAAAGCTTACCTTAAAACGGGAAAGCTGGGATCTTTGCTTAACATAAGAGATGAAGAGATTAAAAACGAAATCAATGAACTAAATAATATAGCTGCCAACATTATAGAAATTGTTAATGAAATACATGAAGCAGGACGTGGAATGGATAAAAAAAATGGAAGAAGTTTTTTTTCTCAAGAACTAAAACTAACTGATGATCGAGGTAGATATGATACTAACGGAAATGGTCAGTTTGATTCCGTTCATATTTTCAAAATTAACAGCACAAATGAAATATTTCCAGAAGAAAAATTGGGATTTTACGGAACTCTTAAATTTGAAGCTACAAATAGTAATGAAATTGTAGAAATACCCTACAATGCTCCAGATACAGTTCAAGATGTAATAAATAGAATAAATAATTCCAACGCACAAGTTACAGCAAGAATTAACTCAGAAGGCAAGCTTGAAATCAAAGCAGTTAAAGAACAAGAAGATGAGAATATAACATTTAAAATCAAACATATAGAAGATTCTGGATCATTTCTAACAAAATATACAGGAATATTAAATGCATCTGGACCTGAGGGAGCTTATGATTATAAAAATATTGACACAACAGACAAATTGGCGCCTAAATCGACTTATTCAATCTCTCCTCTAAAAAATCCTGCAGCATGGATAAAAGTTGCAGACATAATAGACTCAGATCCTTCAAAAATAGCATCGGGAATTAAAAATCCAACAAATGAAATATCTATTGGAGATAACCAAGCAGCACTAAGAATCTCCTCTTTTGGAAATTCTCAGATTATGATTGGCAAAAATTTAACATTAAATGATTACTTTGCAAATACAGCATCAAATATAGCAATAAAAGGACAAATTTCAGAAATCACAAAAGAAAGCCAATCTCAAATATTAAAAGATTTAACAGATCTAAGAATGTCTATTTCTGGAGTAAACAAAGATGAAGAACTTGCAAACATGATCGAATTTCAACAAGCATTTATTGCAGCAAGTAAATTTATCACTGTTTCTGTTGAACTAATAGACACAGTAATAAATAAAATGGGAGTATAA
- a CDS encoding flagellar hook-associated protein 3, with amino-acid sequence MINRVSHPLTYENFKTSSAEQESKITKLLENLYKGGKRIVKLRNDPTGVTHAIRLDNDIFKLNVYIKNIDTSKSNLRYTEGYLQSLTNILTRAKEIAIQGASGTYESDDKKMISKEVNALLEDVVAIANAKGPDGYSIFSGTKIDSEAFKVTRENKISKTSKDGAGPQIIKVEYNGNQAEKKTEVYNDIHMSNNYPGNVIFFLQNQNIISSINTNGFAVKENTKIYIDNIEIGLTAGDTALDIVAKINESSAPVEASIDPVLNSLSIKTTTPHQIWITEEKESNVLQTLGILTKNNDTKLPPYNLSSSTEVRSRSIFDALIELRDTLYNNKEELVGSRSLAEIDESLKRLLISVADLGAKENRLDRSYERISKEAADMKEDMIQYTDLDVTKAITNLNMASLAYQVSIGISAKIMQTTLLDFIK; translated from the coding sequence ATGATAAATAGAGTAAGTCATCCATTAACATATGAAAATTTCAAAACCTCTTCAGCAGAGCAAGAGTCTAAAATTACAAAACTTTTAGAAAACTTATACAAAGGCGGCAAAAGGATTGTAAAATTAAGAAACGATCCAACAGGCGTTACTCACGCAATAAGACTAGATAACGACATATTTAAGCTTAATGTATACATAAAAAATATTGACACTTCTAAAAGCAACCTTAGATATACGGAAGGATATTTACAGTCTCTTACAAATATTTTAACACGAGCTAAAGAAATTGCAATTCAAGGAGCAAGCGGAACTTATGAATCAGATGACAAAAAAATGATATCAAAAGAAGTAAATGCCTTGCTTGAAGATGTAGTTGCAATAGCAAACGCCAAAGGGCCTGATGGATACAGCATATTCTCGGGGACTAAAATTGATAGCGAGGCGTTTAAGGTAACTAGAGAGAATAAAATAAGCAAAACAAGCAAAGACGGTGCGGGCCCCCAAATAATCAAAGTAGAATACAACGGCAACCAAGCTGAAAAAAAAACAGAGGTATACAATGACATTCATATGTCAAATAATTACCCTGGAAATGTAATATTTTTCTTACAAAATCAAAATATTATCTCATCAATAAACACTAATGGATTTGCCGTAAAAGAAAATACAAAAATTTATATTGACAATATTGAGATAGGACTAACAGCAGGAGATACTGCTCTTGACATCGTTGCAAAAATCAATGAATCTTCAGCGCCTGTTGAAGCAAGCATTGATCCCGTTTTAAACTCATTGTCTATTAAAACTACAACTCCACACCAAATTTGGATAACAGAAGAAAAGGAATCAAATGTTTTACAAACACTTGGAATACTTACCAAAAACAATGATACCAAACTACCTCCTTACAACCTTTCTAGTAGCACAGAAGTTAGAAGTAGGTCTATTTTCGATGCGCTTATTGAGCTTAGAGACACACTTTACAATAACAAAGAAGAGCTTGTTGGAAGTAGAAGTCTGGCAGAAATTGACGAAAGCTTAAAAAGATTACTTATATCCGTTGCAGATCTTGGAGCAAAAGAAAATAGACTTGATAGAAGCTATGAAAGAATAAGCAAAGAAGCTGCAGATATGAAAGAAGATATGATTCAATATACAGATCTTGATGTAACAAAAGCAATAACTAATTTAAATATGGCAAGCTTAGCTTATCAAGTGTCTATAGGAATCTCTGCTAAAATAATGCAAACGACTTTATTAGATTTTATAAAATAG
- the fliW gene encoding flagellar assembly protein FliW: MIDEKSIEFDFPEGILGFENIKKFIIKDSKYKPFSIMQSINKDVSFLVTSPFNFLSEYLPNIQEKDWSDIKAKEEDEKVILCIINMHVNDYKDITANLKAPIIINKKKLLGKQAICTNEKYSLHHKVFKE, encoded by the coding sequence ATGATAGATGAAAAAAGTATAGAATTTGATTTTCCCGAGGGAATACTTGGATTTGAAAACATTAAAAAATTTATAATAAAAGACTCTAAGTATAAGCCTTTTTCTATTATGCAATCCATCAATAAAGACGTAAGTTTTTTGGTGACATCTCCTTTCAATTTTTTAAGCGAATACTTACCAAATATCCAGGAAAAAGATTGGTCGGACATTAAAGCAAAAGAAGAAGATGAAAAAGTTATACTATGCATAATCAATATGCATGTCAATGATTATAAAGACATTACAGCTAACCTAAAGGCACCAATCATAATAAACAAAAAAAAATTACTTGGAAAACAAGCTATATGCACAAATGAAAAATACTCACTACACCATAAAGTTTTCAAGGAATAA
- the csrA gene encoding carbon storage regulator CsrA translates to MLVLSRKANESIKINSDIEVLILEIKKDAVKIAIKAPENIKIFRSEIYEFIIEENKKSLLKDKHNISKIKSLFNHYFKNEN, encoded by the coding sequence ATGCTAGTATTGTCAAGAAAAGCAAATGAAAGCATTAAAATAAATTCTGATATTGAGGTTTTAATATTAGAAATAAAAAAGGATGCTGTTAAAATAGCAATTAAAGCCCCTGAAAACATTAAAATATTTAGATCTGAAATTTATGAATTTATTATAGAAGAAAACAAAAAATCACTACTAAAAGACAAACACAATATAAGCAAAATTAAAAGCCTTTTTAATCATTATTTCAAGAATGAAAATTAA
- the tsaB gene encoding tRNA (adenosine(37)-N6)-threonylcarbamoyltransferase complex dimerization subunit type 1 TsaB, whose protein sequence is MVNTLAFEYSYKALIVYCRINNNNFSLVKLKSNLNFSVPKIFNDFVIKNNIDLNQIELIINSCGPGSFTGLRISLSFVKGLALGLSIPFVNISTLDVFANLVENNPSAVVLTFTAGKYFLGNYKNCKLIGKILCFSKKDLFEYLNQIDPNSVLIGNNLEDVCKECNYKFKIIENLSSFGKILTELGVAKYLKNRKGDDILSGPLYIRQSDAEVNFHS, encoded by the coding sequence ATGGTTAATACACTTGCATTTGAATATTCATATAAAGCATTAATAGTTTATTGTAGAATTAATAATAATAATTTTTCATTGGTTAAACTTAAATCAAATTTAAATTTTAGTGTTCCAAAAATTTTCAATGATTTTGTAATTAAAAATAATATCGATCTTAATCAAATTGAATTAATTATAAATTCTTGTGGTCCTGGTTCTTTTACTGGTCTTAGAATTAGTTTAAGTTTTGTCAAAGGCCTTGCTTTAGGTCTTTCTATTCCTTTTGTCAATATTTCCACATTAGATGTTTTTGCAAATTTAGTTGAAAATAACCCCAGTGCAGTTGTATTAACTTTTACTGCAGGTAAATATTTTCTTGGGAATTATAAAAATTGCAAATTGATAGGGAAGATTTTGTGTTTTTCTAAGAAAGATTTGTTTGAATATTTGAATCAGATTGATCCAAATTCAGTGCTTATTGGGAACAATCTTGAAGATGTTTGCAAAGAGTGCAATTATAAATTTAAAATCATTGAAAATTTAAGTTCGTTTGGAAAAATTTTAACAGAACTTGGGGTAGCTAAATACTTAAAAAATCGAAAAGGTGATGATATTTTGTCAGGACCTCTTTACATAAGACAAAGTGATGCAGAGGTTAATTTTCATTCTTGA
- the tsaE gene encoding tRNA (adenosine(37)-N6)-threonylcarbamoyltransferase complex ATPase subunit type 1 TsaE, which yields MILEFKSEKKMINFSKSFFYPLPIGKIFVLSGDMGSGKTSFLKGLALNLGISYFTSPTYNIVNVYDFINFKFYHIDLYRVSSLEEFELVGGLEILMDLDSIIAIEWPQIALSIVPKDRLFSLTFKIVGSGRVVELNG from the coding sequence TTGATTTTAGAATTTAAGTCAGAAAAAAAAATGATAAATTTTTCCAAATCTTTTTTTTATCCTTTGCCAATTGGTAAAATATTTGTTTTAAGTGGTGACATGGGATCTGGAAAAACTAGTTTTTTAAAGGGACTTGCCCTTAACCTTGGAATTTCTTATTTTACAAGTCCAACTTATAACATTGTTAATGTTTATGATTTTATAAATTTTAAATTTTATCATATTGATTTATATCGGGTGTCTTCTTTGGAAGAATTTGAGCTTGTTGGGGGATTGGAAATACTTATGGATCTTGACTCGATTATTGCTATTGAATGGCCACAAATTGCTTTGAGCATTGTTCCAAAAGATAGATTATTTTCTTTAACTTTTAAAATAGTAGGTTCAGGCAGGGTTGTAGAACTTAATGGTTAA
- the rplT gene encoding 50S ribosomal protein L20, with protein MARAKNGTVHVARRKRILKKTKGFWGTKKSNYKKAKDTLXKGMMYATRDRKVRKRDFRRLWISRISAALSDTGVTYSRFIEGLLKSNIKINRKILSNLAIEDVEAFKKIVLEIRR; from the coding sequence ATGGCTAGGGCTAAAAACGGCACAGTTCACGTTGCAAGGCGTAAGCGAATTTTAAAAAAAACAAAAGGATTTTGGGGTACAAAAAAGAGCAATTATAAAAAAGCTAAGGATACCTTGARAAAAGGTATGATGTATGCCACAAGAGATAGAAAAGTTAGAAAAAGAGATTTTAGGCGCTTGTGGATTTCAAGAATTTCGGCTGCTTTAAGTGATACTGGGGTTACTTATTCAAGATTTATTGAGGGTTTATTGAAGTCTAATATAAAAATTAATAGAAAAATTTTGTCTAATTTAGCAATTGAGGATGTTGAAGCTTTTAAAAAAATTGTTTTAGAAATAAGAAGATGA
- the rpmI gene encoding 50S ribosomal protein L35 has translation MANKMKTRKSAKKRYSFTVNGKVKYKKQNLRHILTKKSSKRKRNLRKSGNLSCFEVKRIKTLLPYG, from the coding sequence ATGGCAAATAAAATGAAAACACGCAAAAGTGCAAAAAAAAGGTATTCTTTTACTGTAAACGGTAAAGTTAAGTATAAAAAACAAAATTTAAGGCATATTTTGACAAAAAAATCTTCTAAGCGCAAGAGAAATTTAAGGAAATCGGGCAATCTTTCTTGTTTTGAAGTTAAAAGAATTAAAACTTTATTACCTTATGGTTAA
- the infC gene encoding translation initiation factor IF-3 — MINRNANRDRDRSRSNDKELKINYRIKAREVRVIFENGTQEVLSIEDAIKKAKEAGLDLVEVSPNVSPPVCKIIDYGKYKFHQEKRQKEQKKNQKVIKLKEVRMQPKIDAHDLDFKSKNILGFLKDGNKVKVTIRFRGRELAHTYLGYGILNSILEKVGDVNYVLESAAKMEGKTMFLIVAPKFKK, encoded by the coding sequence ATGATAAATAGAAATGCCAATAGAGATAGGGATAGGTCCAGATCAAATGACAAGGAATTAAAAATTAATTACAGAATTAAGGCTCGCGAGGTAAGAGTTATTTTTGAAAATGGAACACAAGAGGTTTTATCGATTGAAGATGCTATTAAAAAAGCAAAAGAAGCTGGACTTGATTTGGTTGAGGTTTCTCCTAATGTATCTCCTCCGGTTTGCAAGATTATTGATTATGGAAAATATAAATTCCATCAAGAAAAGCGTCAAAAAGAGCAAAAGAAAAATCAAAAAGTAATTAAGCTTAAGGAAGTCAGAATGCAGCCCAAGATAGATGCTCATGACCTTGATTTTAAATCAAAAAACATTTTAGGTTTTTTAAAAGATGGCAATAAGGTTAAAGTTACAATAAGATTTAGAGGTCGTGAACTTGCTCACACATATTTAGGATATGGTATCTTAAATAGCATTCTTGAAAAAGTAGGGGATGTGAATTATGTTTTGGAATCTGCGGCTAAAATGGAAGGCAAAACAATGTTTTTAATTGTAGCGCCTAAGTTTAAAAAATAA
- a CDS encoding lipoprotein, which produces MSGPKKLAIIALLVISIQGCKESSIIEKQFNYAIIFSDATEYFFEIQTTPFIKNEILFINDKNLEIIKDKLKTTKKILLTHKSNNEILNNEILKEKIFYLSKIKFSLKKSIDFLLNEKSIDLQKTLLFRDKSLNNEDLEYLEKKGKEKNVNITLINEKNISYIQTFITSQIKTIILFSLRDNNIILKKILNSPFSKNIKFVLIGNTRKDLKIIKLKYIITLKEPDLIKIAKDVEKDFQYEFNIYKQ; this is translated from the coding sequence ATGTCTGGCCCTAAAAAACTTGCTATAATAGCGCTCTTAGTAATTTCAATACAAGGATGCAAAGAATCTTCTATTATTGAAAAACAATTTAATTATGCAATAATTTTTTCAGATGCAACTGAATATTTTTTTGAAATTCAAACAACTCCATTCATAAAAAACGAAATACTATTTATAAATGACAAAAATTTAGAAATTATAAAAGACAAGCTTAAAACAACAAAAAAAATACTATTAACTCATAAATCAAATAATGAAATTCTAAATAACGAAATTCTAAAAGAGAAAATTTTTTATCTATCAAAAATAAAATTTTCTCTAAAAAAATCTATTGACTTTCTGCTTAACGAAAAATCAATAGATTTGCAAAAAACATTACTATTTAGAGACAAATCTCTAAATAACGAAGACCTTGAATACTTGGAAAAAAAAGGCAAAGAAAAAAATGTCAATATTACTCTAATAAACGAAAAAAACATATCCTATATTCAAACATTCATTACTTCTCAAATAAAAACAATAATATTATTCTCTTTAAGAGATAATAATATTATTTTAAAAAAGATACTAAATTCGCCTTTTTCTAAAAATATAAAATTTGTATTAATTGGCAATACAAGAAAAGACTTAAAAATTATTAAGCTAAAATATATAATCACCCTTAAAGAGCCTGATTTGATAAAAATAGCAAAAGATGTTGAAAAAGATTTTCAATATGAATTTAACATTTATAAACAATAA
- a CDS encoding TatD family hydrolase: MMDSLLETEKSIFFDKLIDTHVHFYELKKRSLDVNYIINECFKNGFSYFLDVGLHPSDFNDRKDLLSPYSNVFLTAGIHPLNLSDHFKDDIKQLEKILISENVVAVGEMGLDYFKADNKKFQIKALEEQLYLADKYKRPVILHIRDAYDDVYNIVRSLNFLNRGILHCYSGTYEHAKKFIDLGFKVSFSGNITFKNAQPLRILVGKLNINDLLIETDSPFLAPVPLRGKINSPLFLGYVCLEIARIKNCSVNDVAFAVYNSFKDLLLLH; this comes from the coding sequence ATGATGGATTCTTTACTTGAAACTGAAAAATCTATTTTTTTTGATAAATTAATAGATACTCATGTTCATTTTTATGAATTAAAGAAAAGATCTTTGGATGTCAATTACATTATTAATGAATGTTTTAAAAACGGCTTTTCTTATTTTCTTGATGTTGGATTGCATCCTAGTGATTTTAATGACAGAAAAGATCTTTTAAGCCCTTATTCCAATGTGTTTTTAACAGCAGGTATTCATCCTTTAAATTTAAGTGATCATTTTAAAGATGATATTAAACAGCTTGAGAAAATTTTGATTAGTGAAAATGTTGTTGCCGTTGGGGAGATGGGTCTTGATTATTTTAAAGCAGATAACAAGAAATTTCAAATTAAAGCTCTTGAAGAGCAATTGTATTTGGCTGATAAATATAAAAGGCCAGTTATTTTGCATATAAGAGATGCCTATGATGATGTCTATAATATTGTAAGGTCTTTAAATTTTTTAAATAGGGGTATATTGCATTGTTATTCAGGAACTTATGAGCATGCTAAAAAATTTATTGATTTGGGATTTAAAGTTTCTTTTTCGGGCAATATAACTTTTAAAAATGCACAACCTTTAAGAATTCTTGTTGGCAAATTAAATATAAATGATCTTTTAATAGAAACGGATAGCCCTTTTTTAGCTCCAGTGCCATTGAGAGGCAAAATTAATTCACCTTTGTTTTTAGGATATGTATGCCTTGAGATTGCAAGGATTAAAAATTGCTCTGTTAATGATGTTGCTTTTGCAGTATATAATAGCTTTAAAGATCTTTTATTGCTGCATTAA